A single window of Kitasatospora sp. HUAS MG31 DNA harbors:
- a CDS encoding IclR family transcriptional regulator yields the protein MSAPSRGHQAVRGEGGPSPYGVLRRALRVLEAVDRRPGGATSAELARELTLPEPALVRLAEELEVEGYLMRMEGVWVLGGTFALLGQDNREQTVRARLQVKLADLRDELGAAVYFSRYHDGELTVEAVSAADHAPAVHEWVDFRATAHASAIGKCLLGQLDHDGRRDHLARYPVARLTSRTITDPDQLMHRLERQPATVPVLDLQEYALDTVCAAVPVTAGNTVGCLATSMPAGNLHRLRAAAELLSARAAPLMLAMAV from the coding sequence ATGTCGGCACCGAGCCGGGGCCACCAGGCCGTCCGGGGCGAGGGCGGGCCGAGCCCGTACGGCGTCCTGCGCCGCGCGCTGAGGGTCCTGGAGGCCGTCGACCGCCGCCCCGGCGGCGCCACCTCCGCCGAGCTGGCCCGCGAACTCACCCTGCCCGAGCCGGCGTTGGTCAGGCTGGCCGAGGAGCTGGAGGTCGAGGGGTACCTGATGCGGATGGAGGGCGTCTGGGTGCTCGGCGGCACCTTCGCCCTGCTGGGCCAGGACAACCGGGAGCAGACCGTCCGGGCCCGGCTGCAGGTCAAGCTGGCCGATCTGAGGGACGAGCTGGGCGCCGCCGTCTACTTCAGCCGGTACCACGACGGCGAACTCACCGTGGAGGCCGTCTCCGCCGCCGACCACGCCCCCGCCGTCCACGAGTGGGTGGACTTCCGGGCCACCGCCCACGCCAGCGCGATCGGCAAGTGCCTGCTCGGCCAGCTCGACCACGACGGCCGCCGCGACCACCTCGCCCGGTACCCGGTGGCCCGGCTCACCTCGCGCACCATCACCGACCCGGACCAGCTGATGCACCGGCTGGAGCGGCAGCCCGCCACCGTCCCGGTGCTGGACCTCCAGGAGTACGCCCTGGACACCGTCTGCGCGGCCGTCCCGGTGACCGCCGGCAACACGGTCGGCTGCCTGGCCACCTCGATGCCGGCGGGCAACCTGCACCGGCTGCGGGCCGCCGCCGAACTGCTCTCCGCGCGGGCGGCGCCGCTGATGCTCGCGATGGCGGTCTGA
- a CDS encoding pyridoxine/pyridoxamine 5'-phosphate oxidase → MAADGGLVEMLIAHPPMARELPGFDAERAPDEPAGLFTAWLTGALAAGVPDAQVVTLSTVDADGLPDARVLVLRDVDVPGAGWVFWAEADSPKGRQLAARPEAAMTVYWPALGRQVRIRGTVESAPAPRFLTRSPGAAAASLVGRQSEPLDSPAEYDAAFEAALARLSAEPEPAAQGHTVYTLRARSVEFWQGDPGRRHVRLRYTRTGPGRWDRTLLWP, encoded by the coding sequence CGCGCATCCACCGATGGCCCGGGAGCTGCCGGGCTTCGACGCCGAGCGGGCGCCGGACGAGCCGGCCGGGCTGTTCACGGCATGGCTGACCGGGGCGCTGGCGGCCGGTGTGCCGGACGCGCAGGTGGTGACCCTGTCGACGGTGGACGCGGACGGGCTGCCGGACGCCCGGGTGCTGGTGCTGCGGGACGTGGACGTCCCCGGGGCGGGCTGGGTGTTCTGGGCCGAGGCGGACAGCCCGAAGGGCCGTCAGCTGGCGGCGCGTCCGGAGGCGGCGATGACGGTGTACTGGCCGGCGCTCGGCCGCCAGGTACGGATCCGCGGCACGGTGGAGTCCGCCCCGGCACCCCGGTTCCTGACCCGCTCCCCCGGCGCCGCGGCGGCCTCGCTGGTCGGGCGGCAGAGCGAGCCGCTCGACTCCCCCGCGGAGTACGACGCGGCGTTCGAGGCGGCGCTGGCCCGGCTGTCCGCCGAGCCGGAACCGGCCGCCCAGGGGCACACCGTGTACACCCTGCGGGCCCGGTCGGTGGAGTTCTGGCAGGGCGACCCGGGCCGCCGGCACGTCCGGCTCCGCTACACCCGTACCGGCCCGGGCCGCTGGGACCGCACCCTGCTCTGGCCCTGA